A single genomic interval of Takifugu flavidus isolate HTHZ2018 chromosome 19, ASM371156v2, whole genome shotgun sequence harbors:
- the LOC130516294 gene encoding zinc finger protein 512B-like isoform X2 has product MDPSHSGEDMSPLYVLRKKKCVKSQSKSGEPCPASKRMPQRTCELNSVGLVKNDEPQSHEPLKMKRPYGKKRFNDLATEAVDHPTSSCSVKSSGGLSNGTDPGSMAPPTPRLSPRLRAKNVWTQGPETSKKQHLPQGKNCNIRKDRRNPVATGGDQTQDQMWNSGRDRVGHFPPDQTWIPGRSQEQDGVETVWVVCQEQGPVEDWVSDGDEGHNQAWGADRDPAGGQGSSGTEQVWGSGQNQDQTWSETSRDREHIWRPELNMKKVQRGSVEQSPPPDSSWPPGVRQPRLHGAGVCEGSTLHRSDEQKPPVSSIKKDPPTYPAGSEEERWQIQIVAKGRVSCPKCKSVSRKTVEGLKKHMENCRQQPFTCQHCGKQLKSSTGMKYHIMADHSHLPLSNDAKDLDDRVIKEKLRKILKRLGKLKCSKEGCNAAFSSIMGYVYHMRKCGKQESELEKLLLNCSHCGKPYKSKAGLEYHLRSEHAPVSHSTQRHLCSQAHANSFKTRRYGRRYED; this is encoded by the exons ATGGACCCTTCTCACAGCGGGGAGGATATGTCACCATTATATGTgctcagaaagaagaaatgtgtCAAGTCACAATCTAAAAGTGGTGAACCGTGTCCAG cttctaaaCGGATgccacagagaacctgtgaaCTGAATTCAGTTGGATTAGTCAAA aatgATGAGCCTCAATCCCACGAGCCTCTAAAGATGAAAAGACCTTACGGCAAAAAAAG GTTCAACGATCTTGCCACAGAAGCAGTAGATcaccccaccagcagctgctcggtGAAGTCATCAGGAGGACTTTCTAATGGGACTGACCCTGGGTCAATGGCTCCACCTACTCCGCGGCTCTCTCCAAGACTGAGGGCAAAAAATGTGTGGACTCAGGGTCCAGAGACAAGCAAAAAGCAGCACCTGCCTCAGGGTAAGAACTGTAacatcaggaaggacaggaggaaccccgtggccacaggtggagATCAAACCCAGGACCAGATGTGGAACTCCGGCAGGGACCGGGTAGGTCACTTCCCTCCAGACCAGACATGGATTCCTGGCAGGAGCCAAGAACAAGACGGAGTGGAAACAGTATGGGTGGTGTGTCAGGAACAAGGTCCTGTGGAGGACTGGGTATCTGATGGAGACGAAGGCCACAATCAGGCTTGGGGTGCAGACAGAGATCCAGCAGGGGGTCAGGGCTCCTCGGGGACAGAGCAGGTCTGGGGATCCGGTCAAAACCAGGACCAAACCTGGAGTGAGACCAGCAGAGACCGAGAGCACATATGGAGACCTG AGTTGAACATGAAGAAAGTCCAGAGAggatctgtggagcagagccccCCTCCTGACTCCTCTTGGCCTCCAGGGGTCAGACAACCTC GTTTGCATGGAGCCGGTGTTTGTGAAGGGTCCACGCTGCATCGGAGCGATGAGCAGAAACCCCCCGTCAGCTCCATCAAAAAGGATCCTCCTACCtaccctgcag gaagtgaggaggagcGCTGGCAAATCCAGATTGTGGCCAAAGGCAGAGTCAGTTGTCCAAAGTGTAAAAGTGTGAGCAGGAAGACGGTTGAAGgtctgaagaagcacatggagaactgcagacag CAACCTTTTACCTGCCAGCACTGTGGGAAGCAGCTGAAGTCGTCCACAGGGATGAAGTATCACATCATGGCCGACCACAGCCACCTG CCCTTGTCAAATGACGCCAAGGACCTGGACGATCGTGTGATCAAAGAGAAACTACGCAAAATCCTGAAGAGACTCGGAAAGTTAAAATGCTCCAAAGAG GGCTGCAACGCGGcattcagcagcatcatggGATACGTGTACCACATGAGGAAGTGTGGGAAGCAGGAgtctgagctggagaagctgctgctcaactgCTCCCACTGTGGGAAACCCTACAAGTCCAAAGCGGGTCTGGAGTATCACCTGAGATCGGAGCACGCTCCTGTGAGTCACAGCACCCAACGCCACTTGTGCTCTCAGGCACATGCAAATAGCTTCAAGACCAG GAGGTATGGCAGGAGGTATGAGGACTGA
- the LOC130516294 gene encoding zinc finger protein 512B-like isoform X1, with the protein MDPSHSGEDMSPLYVLRKKKCVKSQSKSGEPCPASKRMPQRTCELNSVGLVKNDEPQSHEPLKMKRPYGKKRFNDLATEAVDHPTSSCSVKSSGGLSNGTDPGSMAPPTPRLSPRLRAKNVWTQGPETSKKQHLPQGKNCNIRKDRRNPVATGGDQTQDQMWNSGRDRVGHFPPDQTWIPGRSQEQDGVETVWVVCQEQGPVEDWVSDGDEGHNQAWGADRDPAGGQGSSGTEQVWGSGQNQDQTWSETSRDREHIWRPELNMKKVQRGSVEQSPPPDSSWPPGVRQPRLHGAGVCEGSTLHRSDEQKPPVSSIKKDPPTYPAGSEEERWQIQIVAKGRVSCPKCKSVSRKTVEGLKKHMENCRQQPFTCQHCGKQLKSSTGMKYHIMADHSHLPLSNDAKDLDDRVIKEKLRKILKRLGKLKCSKEGCNAAFSSIMGYVYHMRKCGKQESELEKLLLNCSHCGKPYKSKAGLEYHLRSEHAPMPLKSDEDEAQNAQSEANPERTASGRVQRASAQVANFHLAEIANNELPKDWPKRKFQSDLVPDDKKLKYARPGLPAFSQDVLRKWKNEVKLRRKVKCPNQVEDASS; encoded by the exons ATGGACCCTTCTCACAGCGGGGAGGATATGTCACCATTATATGTgctcagaaagaagaaatgtgtCAAGTCACAATCTAAAAGTGGTGAACCGTGTCCAG cttctaaaCGGATgccacagagaacctgtgaaCTGAATTCAGTTGGATTAGTCAAA aatgATGAGCCTCAATCCCACGAGCCTCTAAAGATGAAAAGACCTTACGGCAAAAAAAG GTTCAACGATCTTGCCACAGAAGCAGTAGATcaccccaccagcagctgctcggtGAAGTCATCAGGAGGACTTTCTAATGGGACTGACCCTGGGTCAATGGCTCCACCTACTCCGCGGCTCTCTCCAAGACTGAGGGCAAAAAATGTGTGGACTCAGGGTCCAGAGACAAGCAAAAAGCAGCACCTGCCTCAGGGTAAGAACTGTAacatcaggaaggacaggaggaaccccgtggccacaggtggagATCAAACCCAGGACCAGATGTGGAACTCCGGCAGGGACCGGGTAGGTCACTTCCCTCCAGACCAGACATGGATTCCTGGCAGGAGCCAAGAACAAGACGGAGTGGAAACAGTATGGGTGGTGTGTCAGGAACAAGGTCCTGTGGAGGACTGGGTATCTGATGGAGACGAAGGCCACAATCAGGCTTGGGGTGCAGACAGAGATCCAGCAGGGGGTCAGGGCTCCTCGGGGACAGAGCAGGTCTGGGGATCCGGTCAAAACCAGGACCAAACCTGGAGTGAGACCAGCAGAGACCGAGAGCACATATGGAGACCTG AGTTGAACATGAAGAAAGTCCAGAGAggatctgtggagcagagccccCCTCCTGACTCCTCTTGGCCTCCAGGGGTCAGACAACCTC GTTTGCATGGAGCCGGTGTTTGTGAAGGGTCCACGCTGCATCGGAGCGATGAGCAGAAACCCCCCGTCAGCTCCATCAAAAAGGATCCTCCTACCtaccctgcag gaagtgaggaggagcGCTGGCAAATCCAGATTGTGGCCAAAGGCAGAGTCAGTTGTCCAAAGTGTAAAAGTGTGAGCAGGAAGACGGTTGAAGgtctgaagaagcacatggagaactgcagacag CAACCTTTTACCTGCCAGCACTGTGGGAAGCAGCTGAAGTCGTCCACAGGGATGAAGTATCACATCATGGCCGACCACAGCCACCTG CCCTTGTCAAATGACGCCAAGGACCTGGACGATCGTGTGATCAAAGAGAAACTACGCAAAATCCTGAAGAGACTCGGAAAGTTAAAATGCTCCAAAGAG GGCTGCAACGCGGcattcagcagcatcatggGATACGTGTACCACATGAGGAAGTGTGGGAAGCAGGAgtctgagctggagaagctgctgctcaactgCTCCCACTGTGGGAAACCCTACAAGTCCAAAGCGGGTCTGGAGTATCACCTGAGATCGGAGCACGCTCCT ATGCCGCTGAAGAGCGATGAAGATGAGGCCCAGAATGCTCAGAGTGAGGCCAACCCGGAGAGGACGGCCAGTGGTCGGGTGCAGCGAGCCTCGGCCCAGGTGGCCAACTTTCACCTGGCTGAGATCGCCAACAATGAGCTGCCCAAAGACTGGCCCAAGAGGAAGTTTCAGTCGGACCTGGTGCCTGATGATAAAAAG TTGAAGTACGCCCGGCCGGGCCTGCCCGCCTTCAGCCAAGATGTgctgaggaagtggaagaatGAGGTGAAGCTGCGGAGGAAGGTCAAATGTCCCAACCAGGTAGAAGATGCTTCATCTTAA
- the LOC130516294 gene encoding zinc finger protein 512-like isoform X4 gives MAPPTPRLSPRLRAKNVWTQGPETSKKQHLPQGKNCNIRKDRRNPVATGGDQTQDQMWNSGRDRVGHFPPDQTWIPGRSQEQDGVETVWVVCQEQGPVEDWVSDGDEGHNQAWGADRDPAGGQGSSGTEQVWGSGQNQDQTWSETSRDREHIWRPELNMKKVQRGSVEQSPPPDSSWPPGVRQPRLHGAGVCEGSTLHRSDEQKPPVSSIKKDPPTYPAGSEEERWQIQIVAKGRVSCPKCKSVSRKTVEGLKKHMENCRQQPFTCQHCGKQLKSSTGMKYHIMADHSHLPLSNDAKDLDDRVIKEKLRKILKRLGKLKCSKEGCNAAFSSIMGYVYHMRKCGKQESELEKLLLNCSHCGKPYKSKAGLEYHLRSEHAPMPLKSDEDEAQNAQSEANPERTASGRVQRASAQVANFHLAEIANNELPKDWPKRKFQSDLVPDDKKLKYARPGLPAFSQDVLRKWKNEVKLRRKVKCPNQVEDASS, from the exons ATGGCTCCACCTACTCCGCGGCTCTCTCCAAGACTGAGGGCAAAAAATGTGTGGACTCAGGGTCCAGAGACAAGCAAAAAGCAGCACCTGCCTCAGGGTAAGAACTGTAacatcaggaaggacaggaggaaccccgtggccacaggtggagATCAAACCCAGGACCAGATGTGGAACTCCGGCAGGGACCGGGTAGGTCACTTCCCTCCAGACCAGACATGGATTCCTGGCAGGAGCCAAGAACAAGACGGAGTGGAAACAGTATGGGTGGTGTGTCAGGAACAAGGTCCTGTGGAGGACTGGGTATCTGATGGAGACGAAGGCCACAATCAGGCTTGGGGTGCAGACAGAGATCCAGCAGGGGGTCAGGGCTCCTCGGGGACAGAGCAGGTCTGGGGATCCGGTCAAAACCAGGACCAAACCTGGAGTGAGACCAGCAGAGACCGAGAGCACATATGGAGACCTG AGTTGAACATGAAGAAAGTCCAGAGAggatctgtggagcagagccccCCTCCTGACTCCTCTTGGCCTCCAGGGGTCAGACAACCTC GTTTGCATGGAGCCGGTGTTTGTGAAGGGTCCACGCTGCATCGGAGCGATGAGCAGAAACCCCCCGTCAGCTCCATCAAAAAGGATCCTCCTACCtaccctgcag gaagtgaggaggagcGCTGGCAAATCCAGATTGTGGCCAAAGGCAGAGTCAGTTGTCCAAAGTGTAAAAGTGTGAGCAGGAAGACGGTTGAAGgtctgaagaagcacatggagaactgcagacag CAACCTTTTACCTGCCAGCACTGTGGGAAGCAGCTGAAGTCGTCCACAGGGATGAAGTATCACATCATGGCCGACCACAGCCACCTG CCCTTGTCAAATGACGCCAAGGACCTGGACGATCGTGTGATCAAAGAGAAACTACGCAAAATCCTGAAGAGACTCGGAAAGTTAAAATGCTCCAAAGAG GGCTGCAACGCGGcattcagcagcatcatggGATACGTGTACCACATGAGGAAGTGTGGGAAGCAGGAgtctgagctggagaagctgctgctcaactgCTCCCACTGTGGGAAACCCTACAAGTCCAAAGCGGGTCTGGAGTATCACCTGAGATCGGAGCACGCTCCT ATGCCGCTGAAGAGCGATGAAGATGAGGCCCAGAATGCTCAGAGTGAGGCCAACCCGGAGAGGACGGCCAGTGGTCGGGTGCAGCGAGCCTCGGCCCAGGTGGCCAACTTTCACCTGGCTGAGATCGCCAACAATGAGCTGCCCAAAGACTGGCCCAAGAGGAAGTTTCAGTCGGACCTGGTGCCTGATGATAAAAAG TTGAAGTACGCCCGGCCGGGCCTGCCCGCCTTCAGCCAAGATGTgctgaggaagtggaagaatGAGGTGAAGCTGCGGAGGAAGGTCAAATGTCCCAACCAGGTAGAAGATGCTTCATCTTAA
- the LOC130516539 gene encoding uncharacterized protein LOC130516539 — protein MEQKDLFMLLVTVGGCCSTYTSVSGLKAHLGLCTKGEFEAGKYRCLICNKEFNSESGVKYHINSIHSEDWFVTNKKAFKKFEKFLKNQSRDFVQNVAKQGLDRYHHSHLQHHHCPPLRQLPAQSSSTFCVYFRNRNVESFWDLIPGNTYTFTYHFGNPSPFTSALTTLNLHVTFSSITFTLKLLPGSPSRASSMSVLIRDLTGHVGMCISTCVLILLLPRNHTEKNIK, from the exons ATGGAACAAAAAGACCTATTTATG CTGCTGGTAACTGTTGGGGGTTGTTGCTCCACCTACACCAGTGTGTCGGGGCTGAAGGCTCATCTGGGACTGTGTACGAAG GGTGAATTTGAGGCAGGAAAGTACAGGTGTCTGATCTGCAATAAAGAGTTCAACTCTGAAAGTGGAGTCAAATACCACATCAACTCTATCCACTCGGAG GACTGGTTTGTGACGAACAAAAAAGCCTTCAAGAAGTTTGAGAAGTTCCTTAAGAACCAGTCCAGGGATTTTGTGCAAAATGTGGCCAAGCAGGGGTTGGACCGGTACCACCACAGtcaccttcagcatcaccactgTCCAccactgagacaacttcctgcacaatcttcatcaacattttgtgtttacttcaggaataggaatgttgaaagtttttgGGATCTTATTCCAGGCAACACTTACACATTTACAtaccattttggaaacccatcccctttcacttctgctttaacaactttgaatcttcatgttacatttagttccatcacattcacacttaagttgctacctgggagtccctccagggcctcgtcaatgtctgttttgattcgggatttgactggacatgtgggaatgtgtatttctacatgtgtgttgattttgctgctgcccagaaatcacacagaaaaaaatataaagtag
- the LOC130516294 gene encoding zinc finger protein 512B-like isoform X3, producing the protein MDPSHSGEDMSPLYVLRKKKCVKSQSKSGEPCPASKRMPQRTCELNSVGLVKNDEPQSHEPLKMKRPYGKKRFNDLATEAVDHPTSSCSVKSSGGLSNGTDPGSMAPPTPRLSPRLRAKNVWTQGPETSKKQHLPQGKNCNIRKDRRNPVATGGDQTQDQMWNSGRDRVGHFPPDQTWIPGRSQEQDGVETVWVVCQEQGPVEDWVSDGDEGHNQAWGADRDPAGGQGSSGTEQVWGSGQNQDQTWSETSRDREHIWRPELNMKKVQRGSVEQSPPPDSSWPPGVRQPRLHGAGVCEGSTLHRSDEQKPPVSSIKKDPPTYPAGSEEERWQIQIVAKGRVSCPKCKSVSRKTVEGLKKHMENCRQQPFTCQHCGKQLKSSTGMKYHIMADHSHLPLSNDAKDLDDRVIKEKLRKILKRLGKLKCSKEGCNAAFSSIMGYVYHMRKCGKQESELEKLLLNCSHCGKPYKSKAGLEYHLRSEHAPVSHSTQRHLCSQAHANSFKTRCR; encoded by the exons ATGGACCCTTCTCACAGCGGGGAGGATATGTCACCATTATATGTgctcagaaagaagaaatgtgtCAAGTCACAATCTAAAAGTGGTGAACCGTGTCCAG cttctaaaCGGATgccacagagaacctgtgaaCTGAATTCAGTTGGATTAGTCAAA aatgATGAGCCTCAATCCCACGAGCCTCTAAAGATGAAAAGACCTTACGGCAAAAAAAG GTTCAACGATCTTGCCACAGAAGCAGTAGATcaccccaccagcagctgctcggtGAAGTCATCAGGAGGACTTTCTAATGGGACTGACCCTGGGTCAATGGCTCCACCTACTCCGCGGCTCTCTCCAAGACTGAGGGCAAAAAATGTGTGGACTCAGGGTCCAGAGACAAGCAAAAAGCAGCACCTGCCTCAGGGTAAGAACTGTAacatcaggaaggacaggaggaaccccgtggccacaggtggagATCAAACCCAGGACCAGATGTGGAACTCCGGCAGGGACCGGGTAGGTCACTTCCCTCCAGACCAGACATGGATTCCTGGCAGGAGCCAAGAACAAGACGGAGTGGAAACAGTATGGGTGGTGTGTCAGGAACAAGGTCCTGTGGAGGACTGGGTATCTGATGGAGACGAAGGCCACAATCAGGCTTGGGGTGCAGACAGAGATCCAGCAGGGGGTCAGGGCTCCTCGGGGACAGAGCAGGTCTGGGGATCCGGTCAAAACCAGGACCAAACCTGGAGTGAGACCAGCAGAGACCGAGAGCACATATGGAGACCTG AGTTGAACATGAAGAAAGTCCAGAGAggatctgtggagcagagccccCCTCCTGACTCCTCTTGGCCTCCAGGGGTCAGACAACCTC GTTTGCATGGAGCCGGTGTTTGTGAAGGGTCCACGCTGCATCGGAGCGATGAGCAGAAACCCCCCGTCAGCTCCATCAAAAAGGATCCTCCTACCtaccctgcag gaagtgaggaggagcGCTGGCAAATCCAGATTGTGGCCAAAGGCAGAGTCAGTTGTCCAAAGTGTAAAAGTGTGAGCAGGAAGACGGTTGAAGgtctgaagaagcacatggagaactgcagacag CAACCTTTTACCTGCCAGCACTGTGGGAAGCAGCTGAAGTCGTCCACAGGGATGAAGTATCACATCATGGCCGACCACAGCCACCTG CCCTTGTCAAATGACGCCAAGGACCTGGACGATCGTGTGATCAAAGAGAAACTACGCAAAATCCTGAAGAGACTCGGAAAGTTAAAATGCTCCAAAGAG GGCTGCAACGCGGcattcagcagcatcatggGATACGTGTACCACATGAGGAAGTGTGGGAAGCAGGAgtctgagctggagaagctgctgctcaactgCTCCCACTGTGGGAAACCCTACAAGTCCAAAGCGGGTCTGGAGTATCACCTGAGATCGGAGCACGCTCCTGTGAGTCACAGCACCCAACGCCACTTGTGCTCTCAGGCACATGCAAATAGCTTCAAGACCAG ATGCCGCTGA